The following coding sequences are from one Veillonella rodentium window:
- the tig gene encoding trigger factor produces the protein MKATVNPVDQHVVTLTIEVPAAEVDKGIKQAVKRIAGQVNIPGFRKGHAPRRILEMNFGKDAILEEAFEVLANQNYSAALRENDIIPVSEPEIEREQFEEGKDLIFKATVTKRPEVKLGDYKGLEAEKQDATVTDEQIEEQLNNIREQQATMVVAEKGAKIQKDDFAVIDFAGTVDGKPFDGGEGKSYPLQIGSGSFIPGFEDQLIGAKAGDDVTVKVTFPEDYFVAELAGKEAEFKTHIHDIKRKELPELNDEFAKGASSYETLDELKKDLRTKMEEEASRRAIDTYNADLIQTAVKNATVDIPEVMITDRVEQMIQELAMNMEGRGLKLDDYLKFSNKTIEDLRAEYKDSAAENVRADLVLDAIATAENMEVTPDDMNREIFVMAQNFGADPKEVWDIIAKEGRVAMLAGSVARKKAARFIIDNAKGAEAAK, from the coding sequence ATGAAAGCAACTGTAAATCCTGTTGATCAACACGTGGTAACGTTAACTATTGAAGTACCTGCGGCAGAAGTAGATAAAGGCATTAAACAAGCTGTAAAACGCATTGCAGGTCAAGTAAATATCCCAGGTTTCCGTAAGGGTCATGCACCACGTCGCATCTTGGAAATGAATTTCGGGAAAGACGCTATCTTAGAAGAAGCATTCGAAGTATTAGCTAATCAAAACTATAGTGCAGCACTTCGTGAAAATGATATTATCCCTGTATCCGAACCTGAAATCGAACGTGAACAGTTCGAAGAAGGCAAAGATTTGATTTTTAAGGCGACTGTAACAAAACGCCCTGAGGTTAAACTCGGCGATTATAAAGGCCTAGAAGCTGAAAAACAGGATGCTACAGTAACTGACGAACAAATTGAAGAACAATTGAACAATATCCGTGAACAACAGGCGACTATGGTTGTTGCTGAGAAAGGCGCAAAAATTCAGAAAGACGACTTTGCAGTAATCGACTTCGCAGGTACCGTTGACGGTAAACCGTTTGATGGCGGTGAAGGTAAATCCTATCCGTTACAGATCGGTTCCGGCAGCTTCATTCCCGGCTTTGAAGATCAATTGATCGGTGCAAAAGCCGGTGATGATGTAACCGTAAAAGTAACATTCCCTGAAGACTACTTCGTGGCAGAACTTGCCGGTAAAGAAGCAGAATTCAAAACTCATATTCATGACATCAAACGTAAGGAATTGCCTGAATTAAACGATGAATTCGCTAAAGGGGCAAGCTCTTACGAAACGTTGGATGAATTGAAAAAAGATCTTCGCACGAAAATGGAAGAAGAAGCATCCCGTCGTGCAATCGATACTTATAATGCTGATTTGATTCAAACAGCTGTAAAAAATGCGACTGTAGACATTCCGGAAGTAATGATTACTGATCGCGTGGAACAAATGATTCAAGAATTGGCTATGAACATGGAAGGTCGTGGCTTGAAACTTGATGATTATTTAAAATTCTCTAATAAAACTATCGAAGATTTACGCGCCGAATACAAAGATTCTGCAGCTGAAAACGTACGTGCCGATTTGGTATTGGACGCAATCGCTACTGCAGAAAATATGGAAGTAACTCCAGATGATATGAATCGTGAAATCTTCGTTATGGCCCAAAACTTCGGGGCAGACCCTAAAGAAGTTTGGGATATTATTGCAAAAGAAGGTCGTGTAGCTATGTTGGCAGGCTCCGTAGCACGTAAAAAAGCAGCTCGATTCATTATTGATAATGCAAAGGGTGCTGAAGCAGCTAAATAA
- a CDS encoding CBS domain-containing protein, translated as MKIQEVMNKYPVTIGKEAPISDVADLLVKYNLTAVSVVDDNNKLLGIISEGDLLYKKVRPHVPHYVNVLGASIYYNGIGEYNSQFKKLLASHVHELMTDEVITTTPDKDVEEVVSVMLDQHLKNVPVVDKDYHLIGILSRRDIIKLIAKDN; from the coding sequence ATGAAAATCCAAGAGGTAATGAATAAATATCCTGTTACTATTGGCAAAGAGGCGCCAATCTCTGATGTGGCTGATTTATTGGTTAAATATAATTTAACGGCTGTATCCGTAGTGGATGACAACAATAAATTGCTGGGCATCATATCCGAAGGGGATTTACTGTATAAAAAGGTGCGTCCTCATGTGCCTCATTATGTAAATGTATTAGGTGCCAGCATCTATTACAATGGTATTGGTGAATATAATTCCCAGTTTAAGAAATTACTTGCATCTCATGTTCATGAATTGATGACTGATGAAGTGATTACTACTACGCCGGATAAAGATGTGGAGGAAGTCGTTTCCGTCATGTTGGATCAACATTTGAAGAATGTTCCGGTGGTGGATAAGGATTACCATTTAATCGGTATCTTGTCTCGGCGTGACATCATCAAATTGATTGCAAAAGATAATTAA
- the rlmH gene encoding 23S rRNA (pseudouridine(1915)-N(3))-methyltransferase RlmH, whose amino-acid sequence MRFYVVCIGKLKESYLRDGVAEFVKRMRPYGGITIAELGESKIGDRAGDAERKQVVDDEGERLLKAVPKNSYTVLLDVYGQTMSSENLAKTIAKLEVDGVSDMTFIIGGAFGVSDALRGAVNCKLSFSPMTFTHQMVRLLLVEQIYRASKINRNEPYHW is encoded by the coding sequence ATGAGATTTTATGTGGTATGCATCGGAAAATTAAAGGAGTCTTATTTGCGTGACGGCGTGGCTGAATTTGTAAAGCGCATGCGCCCGTACGGCGGCATTACGATTGCCGAACTCGGTGAAAGTAAAATCGGAGATCGAGCCGGTGATGCGGAGCGTAAGCAGGTGGTCGATGATGAAGGGGAACGCTTGCTGAAAGCGGTACCTAAGAATTCCTATACGGTGCTTCTCGATGTGTACGGACAAACCATGTCATCTGAGAATTTGGCGAAGACAATTGCTAAATTGGAAGTAGACGGTGTCAGTGATATGACCTTCATCATAGGTGGTGCTTTTGGCGTCAGCGACGCATTACGAGGTGCGGTCAATTGCAAATTGTCTTTCAGCCCGATGACCTTCACTCATCAAATGGTGCGATTACTCCTGGTGGAACAAATTTACAGAGCCTCTAAAATCAATCGGAATGAACCGTATCATTGGTAG
- a CDS encoding MBL fold metallo-hydrolase, with protein sequence MGESSQLEVHVIASGSKGNCTVVKKGASVILHDAGISCRRIVNGLKELHIDMAQVEGIFISHEHSDHIAGLQQLLKRFDIPVYTKMGTWREIQAKLDVPKHQLIPITKGSIALGKLTVEPFAVSHDAADPIGINVFSGTDKATVVTDTGVITDDILHRLDDTTLLVLEANYDPHMLQFGPYQPFLKQRVSGDFGHLSNEMAAQALLMMKRPDFMQVILAHRSENNNNPVLVTQTIGRMLVDGGVKIGPEMKLQHGQPNEIVSMKAVMKTEQK encoded by the coding sequence ATGGGTGAGTCCTCGCAGTTGGAGGTGCACGTTATTGCCAGCGGTAGCAAGGGGAATTGTACGGTTGTCAAGAAGGGCGCTTCGGTCATATTGCACGATGCGGGTATCAGCTGTCGCCGCATTGTGAACGGTCTGAAAGAATTACATATTGATATGGCTCAGGTTGAGGGGATATTTATCAGTCATGAACACAGTGATCATATTGCCGGGTTACAGCAGTTATTAAAACGTTTTGATATTCCCGTATATACGAAGATGGGGACGTGGCGTGAAATACAAGCCAAGCTGGATGTGCCGAAACATCAGTTGATACCGATAACAAAGGGAAGTATCGCATTGGGAAAATTGACGGTGGAGCCTTTTGCAGTCAGTCATGATGCGGCGGATCCCATCGGCATTAATGTGTTTTCCGGAACTGATAAGGCTACTGTCGTTACCGATACCGGAGTTATTACGGACGATATATTACATCGCCTCGACGATACGACGTTGCTTGTATTGGAGGCGAATTATGATCCGCACATGTTGCAGTTTGGTCCTTATCAACCGTTTTTAAAGCAGCGCGTGTCCGGAGATTTCGGCCATTTGAGTAATGAAATGGCGGCACAGGCCTTGCTTATGATGAAGCGACCTGATTTTATGCAGGTTATCCTGGCACATCGTTCGGAAAACAATAACAATCCTGTTCTTGTAACGCAGACTATAGGACGGATGCTCGTTGACGGAGGTGTCAAAATCGGGCCGGAGATGAAGTTGCAGCACGGTCAACCTAATGAAATCGTATCGATGAAGGCCGTGATGAAGACCGAACAGAAATAA
- a CDS encoding RuBisCO large subunit C-terminal-like domain-containing protein has protein sequence MKSERFIVTYRIAANSYDDAKAIAEAVQVEQTIEFPYEFVTDEYIKEHITGQLVSLEPMKGDSPYATVGVMPEQTVLEESYYVARISYAVETTAMEATQFLNVIFGNSSLQPYIWVVDIELCPSLYAKFKGPRFGLTGIRNLVGTPKRPMIQAVIKPMGTSSAELARMCGAYTRGGADVIKDDHGISNQSFSEFRDRISRCAYTVQEMNAAHGTKTLYAANISGDGPEVMERAQFAKEAGATALMVASGLIGFGWLHVLATDETLGLPIINHPALSGCYVSPGISGVADYLQLGLFPRLFGADMPIFVSYGGRFTFTQDQCQRISRYIKNPTGPLKAACPAPGGGITDTRLAELVGLYGNDTMFLVGGDMFRRGPDIESNMAYFVNRLDELSDL, from the coding sequence ATGAAGAGCGAGCGATTTATAGTTACGTATCGAATAGCAGCAAACAGTTACGATGATGCAAAAGCTATTGCCGAGGCCGTGCAAGTGGAGCAAACGATCGAGTTTCCCTACGAATTTGTAACGGATGAATATATTAAAGAGCACATAACGGGACAGTTGGTGTCATTAGAACCGATGAAAGGTGATTCGCCCTATGCAACGGTGGGAGTGATGCCGGAACAAACCGTGTTGGAGGAGTCTTACTATGTGGCACGTATATCCTACGCGGTAGAAACGACAGCAATGGAGGCGACTCAGTTTCTTAATGTCATCTTCGGGAATTCATCATTACAACCTTATATCTGGGTAGTTGATATAGAATTATGCCCTTCATTATATGCGAAATTTAAGGGGCCGCGCTTCGGACTAACGGGGATTAGAAATCTTGTGGGAACTCCGAAGCGGCCTATGATTCAAGCTGTTATCAAGCCTATGGGGACATCTAGTGCAGAGCTGGCGCGTATGTGCGGCGCATATACACGTGGCGGTGCGGATGTGATTAAAGATGATCACGGTATCTCCAATCAGTCCTTTTCTGAATTTCGTGATCGCATTTCCCGTTGTGCCTATACGGTACAGGAGATGAATGCCGCTCATGGTACAAAGACCTTATATGCGGCCAATATATCCGGTGATGGTCCTGAGGTTATGGAGCGGGCACAGTTTGCAAAGGAAGCAGGTGCGACAGCCCTCATGGTGGCCTCCGGTTTGATAGGTTTTGGATGGTTACATGTGTTGGCTACGGATGAAACATTAGGCCTGCCGATTATCAATCATCCTGCGCTCTCGGGATGTTATGTGAGTCCGGGAATATCCGGTGTGGCTGATTATTTACAGTTGGGCTTGTTTCCTCGATTGTTCGGTGCCGATATGCCGATTTTCGTGTCTTACGGCGGACGTTTTACTTTCACACAGGATCAATGCCAACGGATTAGCAGATATATAAAAAATCCTACCGGGCCTTTGAAAGCTGCATGTCCGGCGCCGGGAGGGGGCATTACCGATACGAGGTTAGCTGAATTGGTCGGCTTATACGGGAACGATACGATGTTCCTCGTCGGCGGCGATATGTTCCGTCGAGGTCCTGATATTGAATCGAATATGGCGTATTTTGTGAATCGTTTAGATGAACTATCCGATTTATAA
- a CDS encoding nucleobase:cation symporter-2 family protein, which translates to MLKGNSGVNHVDGMVPFTQLFAYGLQHVLAMYAGAVAVPIIIAQAMHLPIEDLIRLITADLFTCGIATLIQTLGFGPVGGRIPLIQGVTFASVGPMIMIGQQHDITTIYGAIIVAGLFTFLVAPFFSRLIRLFPPVVTGTIITIIGINLMPVAVNWMGGGVGNPNFGDPLYIALGVATFIIVVLTYRFGKGFLGNLAILVGLILGTALAMIAGITDFSEVGRSQWVSVVQPFYFGLPTFDVASILSMIVVMLVVMVETTGDSIAVGEIVNKHIGQKELAAVLRADGLSTVIGGVLNSFPYTAFAQNVGLIAVTRVKSRFVVATSGVILILLGLFPKLAAIVACIPNAVLGGAGIAMFGMIIASGIRSLGKVSFDNNYNLMLVAISIGVSMIPLAAPQFYVHFPAWAQILLKSGITAGSIVAVILNVLFNGFGYKTVNQPNCAAKKYGHFTRFKGFPKHFYQ; encoded by the coding sequence ATGCTTAAAGGCAATTCCGGTGTCAATCATGTAGATGGTATGGTGCCGTTCACACAATTATTTGCATATGGTTTGCAGCACGTGTTGGCGATGTACGCCGGTGCTGTGGCAGTACCGATTATTATTGCCCAAGCCATGCATTTACCGATTGAAGATTTGATTCGCTTGATTACGGCCGATTTGTTTACCTGTGGTATCGCCACATTGATTCAAACATTAGGCTTCGGCCCGGTCGGGGGACGTATTCCTCTAATTCAGGGGGTAACATTTGCCTCTGTAGGACCTATGATTATGATCGGTCAACAACATGATATTACCACCATTTATGGTGCGATTATCGTAGCGGGCCTGTTCACCTTCCTTGTAGCACCGTTTTTCAGCCGTTTGATCCGTCTGTTCCCGCCGGTTGTAACGGGGACAATTATTACAATCATTGGTATCAACCTGATGCCTGTTGCTGTTAACTGGATGGGCGGTGGCGTAGGTAATCCGAACTTTGGCGATCCGCTCTACATCGCACTCGGTGTGGCGACATTTATTATCGTTGTATTAACCTATCGTTTCGGTAAAGGATTCCTTGGAAATCTGGCCATCTTGGTAGGGCTTATTCTCGGTACCGCATTGGCTATGATTGCGGGTATCACTGATTTCTCCGAAGTAGGCCGTTCGCAATGGGTTTCTGTTGTTCAGCCATTCTATTTCGGCTTACCGACATTTGATGTCGCTTCAATTCTGTCTATGATCGTCGTAATGCTTGTAGTTATGGTGGAAACGACAGGTGATAGTATCGCTGTTGGTGAAATCGTAAATAAACATATCGGTCAGAAAGAATTGGCAGCTGTTCTCCGTGCTGACGGTTTATCCACCGTCATCGGTGGGGTTCTTAACAGTTTCCCTTATACAGCGTTCGCTCAAAACGTAGGTCTTATTGCCGTAACACGTGTAAAAAGTCGTTTCGTTGTTGCCACTTCCGGCGTTATTCTAATTTTATTAGGCCTTTTTCCTAAGTTGGCAGCTATCGTCGCTTGTATTCCGAATGCCGTATTAGGCGGAGCGGGGATTGCCATGTTCGGTATGATTATTGCCAGCGGTATCCGCTCTCTCGGTAAAGTTAGCTTTGATAATAACTATAACTTGATGCTTGTTGCTATCAGTATCGGTGTATCCATGATTCCGCTTGCAGCACCTCAATTTTATGTACACTTCCCGGCGTGGGCTCAAATTTTATTGAAGTCCGGGATTACAGCAGGTAGTATCGTTGCTGTTATTTTAAATGTTTTATTCAACGGATTTGGTTATAAAACTGTGAATCAGCCGAATTGTGCGGCTAAAAAATATGGTCACTTTACACGGTTTAAAGGATTCCCTAAACATTTCTATCAATAA